In the genome of Amphiura filiformis chromosome 4, Afil_fr2py, whole genome shotgun sequence, one region contains:
- the LOC140150596 gene encoding uncharacterized protein: MDEGLNMLNKKKHFECTFCNKCFTTSGSLKKHERIHSKEKPFRCTFCNKGFTWSHHSKEHERIHTMEKPFKCKFCNKGFTQSGNLKEHERIHTKENPFRCTFCNKAFTSSGNLKKHERSHTKEKPFTCTFCNKGFTQSSSLKEHERIHTGETPFRCIFCNKGFTTSSNMKIHERTHTGEKPFRCTFCNKGFTQSGSLKEHERIHTIEKPFRCKVCNKGFTTSGSLEKHEITHTEEKPFKCTFCNKGCTTSGHLKIHERIHTMEKPFKCTFCNRGFTSSGDLKQHERIHTKEKPFRCKFCNKCFTQSSNLKRHERIHTKEKPFMCKFCNKGFTQSGSLKKHERIHTKEKPFK; encoded by the coding sequence ATGGATGAaggattaaacatgttaaacaagaaaaaacattttgaatgtacattttgtaacaaatgttTCACAACCTCGGGTAgtttgaagaaacatgaacgCATTCattctaaagagaagccttttaggtGTACATTTTGCAATAAAGGCTTTACTTGGTCACATCACTCGAAGGagcatgaacgtatacatactatGGAGAAACCTTTTAAATGTAAGTTTTGCAATAAAGGATTCACACAGTCAGGTAATTTGAAGGAGCATGAAcgaatccataccaaagagaatccttttagatgtacattttgtaacaaagcaTTCACATCGTCCGGTaatttgaagaaacatgaacgttctcatactaaagagaaaccatttacgtgtacattttgtaacaaaggcttcacacagtcaagTAGTTTGAAGGagcatgaacgtatacatactggAGAGACACCATTTAGGTgtatattttgtaacaaaggaTTCACAACGTCAAGTAATATGAAGATACATGAACGaactcatacaggagagaaaccttttaggtgtacattttgtaacaaaggcttcacacagtcaggtAGTTTGAAGGagcatgaacgtatacatactatAGAGAAGCCTTTTAGGTGTAAAGTTTGTAACAAAGGTTTCACAACGTCAGGTAGTTTGGAGAAACATGAAATAACGCATACTGAAGAGAAACCTTTtaagtgtacattttgtaacaaaggttgCACAACGTCAGGTCATTTGAAGATACATGAAAGAATCCATACGATGGAGAAGCCTTTtaagtgtacattttgtaacagagGCTTCACATCGTCAGGTGATTTGAAGCAACATGAAAGaattcatactaaagagaagccttttaggtgtaaattttgtaacaaatgcTTCACACAGTCAAGTAATTTGAAGAGACATGAAAGaattcatactaaagagaagccttttatgtgtaaattttgtaacaaaggctttacaCAATCAGGTAgtttgaagaaacatgaacgtatacataccaaagagaagccttttaaatgA